In the genome of Nitrospira japonica, one region contains:
- a CDS encoding non-ribosomal peptide synthetase, whose protein sequence is MGVGQHGDKTLVDLARRRAGESPAQSAYTFLLDGETEACELTYGELDRRARAIAAWLQSFGARDERAILLFPPGLDYIAAFIGCLYAQVVAVPAYPPLRKRTMGRLQAVLADSGAIFALTTGKIRANIERFADQEPETLAGLSRLRWLETDAVPAAIEDQWRRPTVTGETLAFLQYTSGSTGSPKGVMVGHDNLLHNQHMIRQAFGHTAQTTVLGWLPLYHDMGLIGNVLQPLYLGRPCVLMSPAHFMQRPFRWLSAISRYRATTSGAPNFAYDLCVRHVNEEERASLDLSSWSVAFNGAEPIHPGTLDRFTETFGPCGFRREAFYPCYGLAEATLFVSGGVHGRAPMLRNVEKAALAQARLVDSADERDAQRLVGCGISGLDQQIRIVDPDSRTVRPDGAVGEVWVKGPSVARGYWNRRDATAQTFEAVIAESGEGPFLRTGDLGVTKDGELFVVGRLKDLIIIRGRNHYPHDIEATVQGVHPALRAGGSAAFSVEVESDEQLVVVQELAGRAGLDVEALIADIRQAVAEHHEIQVHAVVLIKQGTLPKTSSGKVQRRLCREKFLTDGLDTIRAVLQTGGAPAVEAHAWGPADSVERAIAGVWAQVLGRASVGPDDDFFALGGDSLRGTQVLVRLRKIYDVDVSLESLFDTPTVAGLAALVESRRLAELPAIKQPSGAARERRMDVMPLSYSQDRFWFLDQLSPDSPFNNIPVALHIAGPLDVPALERAHAEIIRRHDILRSLFVLDGGRPGQRIVPPVDGVLSIDDLSAFAGADREERLRRAMTDEARRLFDLSRGPVLRTRLLRLGESEHVLLLTVHHIAADGWSMRVLSRELSRLYEAFLAGLPSPLPALPVQYVDTVLRQREQADGEEWKKQEHYWRRQLEGAPHTLTLPFDFPRPAVQGQSGARHAWTIDREIGTRIDALSRTRRCSSFMTLLAAFDVLLSRYSGQTDFCVGTPVANRGKLDSEDLIGCFVNTVAVRADLSGDPPFIELLERVRKTVLGAQAHQDVPFERLVETLQIPRSLSHTPIYQVMMVLEDNPPDLCRLSGCDVRRMATSTGTSAFDLALELTAQPDGSVSAVLEYSTDLFAGDTMARMATHFDELLRQIVRRPQARLSELAMLSGDERAAVLVDCNRTAADYPSSHCLHHLFEEQARMRPDAVALVAEGRAYGYADVDARSNRLAAYLRSRGLTTETRVALCVERSLEMVVGLLGVLKAGAAYVPMDPAYPGDRLAFMIRDSGAELLLIQGRSRPAVSDCGVPVLALDEEWQSVAAAPSLAAPVSVGPDNLAYVLYTSGTTGRPKGTAISHRSLVNHSTAMVRHYGLGPGDRVLQFASVSFDVAAEECFPSWAAGATVVLRPNEPVTAFADLHRFILDHGLTLLNLPTPYWADWTEVMEQNGTTLPPSVRLVVVGSEKALPDNLARWQRLVGDRIAWCNSYGPTEATVTASYFVPGEDRSWMSLAAVPIGRPISNVQLYVLDSSLQPVPAGIAGELCIGGVGLARGYHGQPGLTADRFVPHGFSDQPGARLYRTGDRVRRRPDGNLDFLGRGDDQIKIRGFRVEPAEIEFWSREHADVKDVRVYLESADRAGEISAPVRLVGYAVLREGSSLSMQQLRSFLAERLPEYMVPAVWVFLDAFPLTERGKVDREALRALVQRSPETPAASSPPETETEQAIAEIWKDALGVAAVGRQDNFFDLGGHSLLLAKILTSLRSLSRRPLAMLDLFRYPTVQSLAAYLEGSGDGTDRGGAEENADLAHRAKERRTAGVRRLRRQREQRQGAKDGI, encoded by the coding sequence GTGGGGGTAGGTCAGCACGGAGACAAGACTCTGGTCGATCTCGCCCGCCGAAGAGCAGGCGAGTCCCCCGCGCAATCCGCGTACACGTTTCTCCTCGACGGGGAGACTGAAGCGTGTGAACTGACGTACGGGGAACTCGATCGCCGTGCTCGCGCGATCGCCGCCTGGCTGCAGTCGTTCGGCGCGCGGGATGAACGGGCCATCCTGCTGTTCCCTCCCGGCCTTGACTACATCGCCGCATTCATCGGTTGCCTGTATGCCCAGGTGGTGGCGGTGCCGGCCTATCCGCCTCTGCGGAAGCGAACCATGGGACGCCTGCAGGCCGTGCTCGCCGATTCCGGAGCCATCTTCGCCCTCACGACCGGGAAAATTCGCGCGAACATCGAACGGTTTGCGGACCAAGAACCCGAGACGCTTGCCGGCCTGTCGCGTCTCCGATGGCTGGAGACCGATGCGGTGCCGGCTGCCATCGAAGATCAATGGCGGCGTCCAACCGTAACGGGTGAGACGCTTGCCTTCCTCCAATACACCTCCGGATCGACGGGTTCGCCGAAGGGCGTGATGGTCGGGCACGACAATCTTTTGCACAACCAGCACATGATCCGGCAGGCCTTCGGCCATACGGCACAGACGACCGTGCTGGGATGGCTGCCGCTGTATCACGACATGGGATTGATCGGAAACGTGCTGCAGCCGTTGTATTTGGGGCGGCCCTGCGTCCTGATGTCTCCCGCGCATTTCATGCAGCGGCCGTTTCGCTGGCTGTCGGCCATTTCCCGGTATCGGGCCACGACGAGCGGCGCGCCGAATTTCGCCTACGACCTCTGCGTGCGCCACGTGAATGAAGAGGAGCGAGCCTCGCTGGACCTCAGTTCCTGGTCGGTGGCGTTCAACGGGGCGGAGCCGATTCATCCCGGAACGCTGGATCGTTTCACGGAGACTTTCGGGCCGTGCGGATTCAGGCGGGAGGCCTTTTATCCCTGCTACGGATTGGCCGAGGCCACCCTGTTCGTGTCGGGAGGAGTGCACGGCCGTGCTCCGATGCTGCGAAACGTGGAAAAGGCGGCTCTCGCGCAGGCCCGCCTGGTGGACTCCGCGGACGAGCGCGACGCTCAGCGTCTGGTTGGGTGCGGCATATCGGGACTGGATCAACAGATCCGCATCGTCGATCCGGATAGCCGTACTGTCCGTCCGGACGGGGCGGTGGGAGAGGTGTGGGTCAAGGGGCCGAGCGTGGCGCGAGGCTACTGGAACAGGCGGGATGCAACAGCCCAGACCTTCGAGGCCGTCATCGCGGAAAGCGGCGAAGGCCCGTTTCTTCGAACCGGCGATCTCGGGGTGACGAAAGACGGCGAACTATTCGTCGTCGGCCGGTTGAAAGACCTGATCATTATCCGCGGGCGCAACCACTATCCCCACGATATCGAAGCGACGGTTCAAGGCGTGCATCCTGCCCTGCGGGCCGGCGGCAGCGCGGCGTTTTCAGTCGAGGTTGAGAGTGACGAGCAGTTGGTCGTCGTGCAGGAACTGGCTGGACGAGCCGGCCTGGACGTCGAAGCCCTCATCGCCGACATCCGCCAGGCCGTCGCCGAGCACCACGAGATCCAGGTTCATGCGGTCGTATTGATCAAGCAGGGCACGCTTCCCAAGACGTCCAGCGGAAAAGTGCAGCGACGTCTGTGCCGGGAGAAATTCTTGACGGATGGGTTGGACACGATCCGCGCGGTCTTGCAAACCGGTGGAGCACCAGCCGTAGAAGCCCACGCCTGGGGTCCCGCTGATTCCGTCGAAAGGGCGATCGCCGGGGTCTGGGCGCAGGTGCTCGGCCGTGCATCCGTCGGACCGGACGACGACTTCTTCGCGCTGGGCGGAGACTCGTTGCGCGGCACGCAGGTGTTGGTCCGCCTACGGAAGATCTACGATGTGGACGTGTCGTTGGAGTCGCTGTTCGATACTCCTACCGTGGCCGGACTCGCCGCACTGGTGGAGTCGCGCCGCCTGGCCGAGCTTCCGGCGATCAAACAGCCGTCGGGGGCGGCTCGGGAACGCCGCATGGACGTGATGCCGTTGTCCTATTCGCAGGACCGGTTCTGGTTTCTGGATCAACTGTCTCCGGACAGCCCATTCAACAACATTCCCGTGGCGCTCCACATCGCCGGACCGCTCGATGTCCCGGCGCTCGAACGCGCCCACGCGGAAATCATCCGGCGCCACGACATACTCCGGTCCCTGTTCGTATTGGACGGCGGACGGCCAGGGCAACGCATCGTCCCTCCAGTCGACGGCGTCCTTTCGATCGACGATCTCTCCGCGTTCGCGGGCGCCGATAGGGAAGAACGGCTCAGGCGCGCGATGACCGACGAGGCGCGTCGCCTGTTCGATTTGAGCCGGGGACCGGTTCTGCGGACCAGGCTTCTACGACTCGGCGAGTCCGAGCATGTCCTGTTGTTGACCGTCCATCACATCGCGGCCGACGGCTGGTCCATGCGCGTGCTCAGCCGCGAACTCTCGCGCCTGTACGAGGCGTTTCTCGCAGGACTTCCGTCGCCGCTCCCCGCGCTGCCGGTGCAGTACGTGGACACGGTGCTGCGGCAGCGGGAGCAAGCGGACGGAGAAGAATGGAAGAAGCAGGAGCACTATTGGCGCCGTCAGCTGGAGGGAGCGCCGCACACGTTGACACTGCCGTTCGATTTTCCGCGGCCGGCGGTTCAGGGGCAAAGCGGCGCCCGGCACGCATGGACGATCGATCGGGAGATCGGCACGCGGATCGACGCGCTCAGCAGGACGCGGCGGTGCTCGTCGTTCATGACCTTGCTCGCGGCATTCGACGTGCTGTTGAGCCGATACAGCGGCCAGACCGATTTCTGTGTCGGAACGCCGGTGGCCAACCGCGGCAAACTGGACAGCGAAGATCTCATCGGCTGCTTCGTGAATACGGTTGCGGTGCGCGCCGATCTGTCCGGTGATCCGCCGTTCATCGAATTACTCGAGCGGGTGCGCAAGACGGTACTTGGCGCGCAGGCACATCAGGACGTTCCGTTCGAGCGATTGGTCGAGACCCTCCAGATACCGCGATCCCTCAGCCATACGCCGATCTATCAGGTGATGATGGTCCTCGAGGACAATCCGCCGGACCTCTGCCGGTTGAGCGGCTGTGACGTCCGGCGAATGGCGACGAGTACCGGCACGTCGGCCTTCGACCTGGCGTTAGAGTTGACGGCGCAGCCGGATGGGAGCGTAAGCGCGGTCCTTGAATACAGCACGGACCTGTTCGCCGGCGACACGATGGCCCGCATGGCCACTCACTTTGACGAGCTGCTCCGGCAAATCGTTCGGCGTCCTCAGGCCCGTCTCAGCGAACTCGCGATGTTGTCCGGGGACGAGCGTGCTGCGGTGCTCGTGGATTGCAATCGAACTGCCGCGGACTATCCAAGCTCGCACTGTCTCCACCACCTGTTCGAAGAACAAGCGCGTATGAGACCCGACGCCGTCGCGCTGGTCGCAGAGGGCCGCGCGTACGGCTATGCGGACGTGGATGCCCGCTCGAACCGGCTTGCCGCCTATTTGAGGTCGCGGGGCCTGACGACGGAGACCAGAGTCGCTTTGTGCGTGGAGCGCTCGCTTGAAATGGTGGTGGGACTGCTCGGCGTGCTCAAGGCAGGGGCCGCATATGTGCCGATGGATCCAGCCTATCCCGGAGACCGGTTGGCCTTCATGATTCGGGACAGCGGAGCGGAGCTGCTCCTGATCCAGGGCCGCAGCCGCCCCGCCGTTTCCGATTGCGGCGTTCCCGTTTTGGCGTTGGATGAAGAATGGCAGAGCGTCGCCGCTGCTCCGTCGCTCGCCGCCCCCGTGTCCGTGGGGCCCGACAATCTCGCCTATGTGCTCTATACCTCCGGCACGACAGGCAGGCCGAAAGGCACCGCGATTTCGCACCGGTCCCTGGTAAACCACAGCACGGCGATGGTGCGTCACTATGGATTGGGCCCGGGCGACCGCGTGCTTCAGTTTGCCTCCGTCAGCTTCGACGTCGCGGCGGAAGAGTGTTTTCCCAGCTGGGCTGCCGGTGCCACCGTCGTATTGCGGCCGAATGAGCCGGTGACCGCATTTGCCGATCTCCATCGCTTCATCCTGGATCACGGACTGACGCTGCTCAACCTGCCGACCCCGTACTGGGCCGACTGGACCGAGGTGATGGAGCAGAATGGAACGACGCTCCCGCCGTCCGTCAGATTGGTCGTCGTCGGAAGCGAAAAGGCGTTGCCGGACAACCTGGCCCGGTGGCAGCGGCTCGTCGGCGATCGGATTGCCTGGTGCAATTCGTACGGTCCGACCGAAGCGACGGTCACCGCGAGTTATTTCGTCCCGGGTGAGGATCGCAGCTGGATGTCCCTGGCTGCGGTGCCGATCGGGCGCCCCATCTCGAATGTGCAGTTGTATGTCCTCGATTCGTCTCTCCAGCCGGTTCCGGCCGGCATCGCCGGTGAACTGTGCATTGGCGGGGTTGGACTGGCCCGAGGCTACCACGGTCAACCGGGGCTGACTGCCGATCGGTTTGTTCCTCACGGCTTCAGCGACCAGCCGGGGGCGCGGCTGTACCGCACCGGCGACCGGGTCCGGAGGCGTCCGGACGGCAACCTGGATTTTCTGGGACGCGGTGACGATCAGATCAAGATCAGGGGCTTCCGGGTCGAGCCGGCCGAAATCGAGTTCTGGTCCCGAGAACATGCCGACGTCAAAGACGTGCGTGTGTATCTCGAATCGGCCGATCGGGCGGGGGAAATCTCCGCACCGGTTCGGCTTGTCGGGTATGCCGTGCTTCGGGAGGGCTCGTCTCTCTCCATGCAGCAGCTCCGTTCCTTTCTCGCGGAACGTCTTCCGGAATATATGGTGCCGGCGGTCTGGGTATTCCTGGATGCGTTTCCGTTGACCGAACGGGGCAAGGTCGATCGCGAGGCCTTGCGCGCGCTGGTCCAACGCTCGCCGGAGACCCCAGCCGCATCGTCGCCGCCCGAGACAGAAACCGAACAGGCAATCGCGGAAATCTGGAAGGACGCGCTGGGCGTGGCGGCCGTCGGTCGGCAGGATAACTTCTTCGATCTTGGCGGTCATTCTCTCCTGCTGGCCAAGATCCTCACCAGCCTTCGTTCGTTGAGTCGTCGTCCGCTCGCGATGCTCGATCTCTTCCGGTATCCGACCGTGCAGTCGCTGGCCGCGTATCTCGAGGGAAGCGGGGACGGCACGGATCGCGGAGGCGCGGAGGAGAACGCGGATCTGGCGCATCGCGCGAAAGAGCGGCGCACGGCCGGCGTGCGCCGGCTTCGCCGGCAGCGGGAACAGCGGCAAGGCGCCAAAGATGGCATCTGA
- a CDS encoding DUF4136 domain-containing protein, producing MKDVLRVSLLLCGLLLTAGCAQTVVVDASGTTKSGAVPPHVTYVVLPTAEVEKDQAFPAYAALVAGKMDDLGYKKTSEKTAQLGVFLAYATHEGASAAPAKSGNAGANMGGMGPGSPGGSGYGMSSGPSQDTSGQRTYTNQLVVVVVDLQKSSNTGPVVELWRGETTNTSRSKNFEQVAPLMVDAAFQHFGESTPSAVRHQFTLEDGKKPQEMKNK from the coding sequence ATGAAAGATGTGCTCCGTGTGTCCCTGCTCCTGTGCGGTCTGCTGCTGACCGCCGGGTGCGCGCAAACTGTGGTCGTCGATGCATCCGGAACGACGAAGTCTGGAGCCGTTCCTCCACATGTCACGTACGTGGTGCTTCCCACGGCCGAAGTGGAGAAAGATCAGGCCTTCCCCGCGTACGCAGCGTTGGTGGCCGGCAAGATGGATGACCTGGGATACAAGAAAACGAGCGAGAAGACCGCCCAACTCGGCGTGTTCCTCGCGTACGCGACCCATGAAGGCGCTTCCGCCGCTCCCGCCAAGTCCGGTAATGCCGGCGCAAACATGGGCGGGATGGGTCCGGGAAGCCCGGGAGGCAGCGGCTATGGGATGTCGAGCGGGCCATCTCAGGATACGTCCGGGCAGCGCACGTACACCAATCAATTGGTCGTCGTCGTCGTGGATCTCCAAAAATCCAGCAACACCGGACCCGTCGTCGAACTGTGGCGCGGCGAAACCACGAATACCAGCCGTTCGAAAAACTTTGAGCAAGTGGCTCCGCTGATGGTGGATGCCGCTTTTCAGCATTTCGGCGAAAGCACTCCCAGCGCGGTGCGGCACCAATTCACCCTGGAGGACGGCAAGAAACCGCAGGAGATGAAGAACAAGTAA
- a CDS encoding PepSY-associated TM helix domain-containing protein, translating to MTIDSFRRWYWIHKWTSLVCTVFLLLLCLTGLPLVFSDELRLWLGEAVEPPEHAVRAEPVILDALIQDARARRPQDHVKFLIRDDDGPAWFVTMGDTPAAQENSATFTYDSRTGEFLHAVPQNEGIVNVLFRLHVDMLAGLPGTLFLGVMGLLFVASVVSGVVVYGPFMRKLPFGLVRGARGPRLRWLDLHNLLGIVTVLWALVVGITGVVNTLDRPLLGYWQMTEISEMIAPWKGKNPPARISPVDDAVRAAEGAVPDMLIRFIAFPGTPFAGSHHYMVFMRGDTPLTARLLAPLLVDAETGQVSDRRDLPWYLTLLLVSQPLHFGDYGGMPLKILWALLDAITIVVLWSGLYLWWRKRQQRVEDMIVVDPSQNAVRV from the coding sequence ATGACCATCGACTCGTTCAGGCGCTGGTACTGGATTCACAAGTGGACCAGCCTGGTCTGCACCGTGTTTCTGCTCCTTCTCTGCCTGACCGGTTTGCCGCTGGTGTTCAGCGACGAACTGCGTCTCTGGCTGGGCGAAGCCGTCGAACCGCCCGAGCATGCCGTGAGGGCCGAGCCTGTCATTCTGGATGCACTGATTCAGGATGCGCGGGCCAGGCGGCCGCAAGACCACGTCAAGTTTCTCATCCGCGACGACGACGGTCCCGCCTGGTTCGTGACGATGGGCGACACGCCCGCGGCGCAGGAAAATAGCGCCACCTTCACGTATGACTCCAGAACGGGCGAGTTCCTTCACGCGGTGCCGCAGAATGAGGGGATCGTCAATGTCCTCTTTCGATTGCACGTCGATATGTTGGCCGGATTGCCGGGAACGCTGTTTCTCGGTGTGATGGGGTTGCTCTTCGTCGCGTCCGTCGTTTCAGGCGTGGTGGTGTACGGCCCCTTCATGCGCAAGTTGCCCTTTGGACTGGTGCGAGGCGCTCGCGGCCCCCGGCTGCGCTGGCTGGATCTGCACAATTTGCTCGGGATCGTGACGGTGCTGTGGGCGCTGGTCGTGGGGATCACGGGGGTGGTGAATACGCTGGACCGTCCTCTGTTGGGCTATTGGCAGATGACGGAGATCTCCGAGATGATCGCGCCATGGAAAGGCAAGAACCCGCCGGCCCGTATCAGTCCGGTAGACGACGCCGTCCGGGCTGCAGAAGGGGCGGTGCCTGACATGCTGATCCGATTCATTGCCTTTCCCGGAACTCCCTTCGCCGGCTCTCACCATTATATGGTGTTCATGCGGGGGGACACGCCGCTCACGGCCCGTCTGCTCGCGCCTCTGTTGGTCGATGCGGAAACGGGCCAGGTCAGCGACCGGCGGGACCTTCCCTGGTATCTGACTCTGCTGTTGGTCAGCCAGCCGCTGCATTTCGGAGACTATGGGGGCATGCCGCTCAAGATCCTCTGGGCGCTGTTGGATGCGATCACCATCGTCGTCCTTTGGAGCGGGCTGTACCTGTGGTGGAGAAAGCGGCAGCAGAGGGTGGAGGATATGATCGTCGTCGACCCCTCACAGAATGCGGTTCGAGTCTAA
- a CDS encoding TonB-dependent siderophore receptor codes for MRRLVFRALFVLCSLSAPVATGLGPMPVYAQSHEMGQPPAPTARAFNIEAQPLGAAIAAFAATTRYQVLYGDGIRQDVPSHGVQGTFTPEAALDRLLEGTGVTYRFIDATTFTLEQTSSLPVVVPLAAAGAAGAVVMADGASSVSGDGAAAPKPVRVPEVVVKDVRTRDDTANYVAEDANTATRTDTPIIQVPQSIAVVTQNVIQDQRAVRVEQALRNVSGVALGDAGQSGIAADVAYCRGFPCGYFKNYLRNDDQNQALTYRDVANMQRIEVLKGPASVLYGRSEPGGIVNILTKQPQADRYASIDQIVGSYNYYRTMIDVTGPLDEGKKLLFRVNGAYENSESFRDYVHGFRYFVAPVFTWKASNHTTISVEGEYIRDRRTPDSGLPAIGTGVAPVPDTRFYGEPFDTMAFEEGRAALSVLHQFNDAWRIESRFRADMSTATAARTVPLAVLGNQSLARFFFNQLAPISSYYWRNDVIGKLSTGSIKHEILTGAELGRQYASYNQAAVPFDTVSIFNPVYNQTPEPNLQRIPFSNSFANALGGYVQDQISLPYNFHVLVGARGDYFYQHSGVNGVDTKAENYAFSPRVGMTYQPWESFSVYANFTRSFQPNFGPFTAASNQFDPTRGTQYEAGVKSVIVPGRLTSTLAVYRIDKTNVLAPDPVNPLFFIQTGAQRSQGVEFDLTAQLAEGWKVIATYAYTDARVTEDTRAIVGNRLPLVARNTGSFWTTYDFQVAPLKGFGVGAGIFAAGERAGDLANTFELPGYVRTDAALYYRKPEIFPHTNLIAQLNAQNLLNQDYFYSGGQSRAMAGFPGAPLTFLGSIKLEFY; via the coding sequence ATGCGGCGTCTCGTTTTCCGTGCCCTCTTCGTATTGTGCAGCCTGTCGGCCCCTGTCGCGACGGGGCTCGGCCCCATGCCTGTTTACGCGCAGTCTCATGAGATGGGTCAACCTCCCGCACCGACCGCCCGTGCGTTCAATATCGAAGCACAACCTCTGGGCGCCGCAATCGCGGCTTTTGCCGCGACGACGCGGTACCAAGTCCTGTATGGGGACGGCATTCGACAGGATGTGCCGAGCCACGGTGTGCAGGGAACGTTTACCCCTGAGGCCGCGCTCGACCGCCTTCTCGAGGGAACGGGCGTGACCTACCGGTTCATCGACGCCACGACGTTCACGCTGGAGCAAACCTCGTCTCTTCCGGTGGTCGTGCCGTTGGCCGCGGCCGGAGCGGCCGGGGCGGTCGTGATGGCCGACGGCGCGTCATCCGTGTCCGGCGACGGCGCGGCTGCTCCCAAGCCGGTCAGAGTGCCGGAAGTCGTGGTGAAGGATGTCCGGACACGCGACGATACGGCCAACTATGTGGCGGAGGACGCCAACACGGCCACGCGCACCGATACTCCGATCATTCAGGTCCCCCAGTCCATCGCGGTCGTGACGCAAAACGTCATTCAAGACCAGCGGGCGGTTCGTGTCGAACAGGCGCTGCGCAACGTCAGCGGCGTCGCGCTCGGCGATGCCGGCCAGTCGGGGATTGCGGCCGATGTGGCCTATTGCCGGGGATTCCCCTGCGGGTACTTCAAGAACTATCTCCGGAACGACGATCAGAATCAGGCGCTGACATATCGGGACGTGGCCAACATGCAGCGGATCGAAGTTCTGAAAGGGCCCGCTTCGGTCCTCTACGGCAGAAGCGAACCGGGCGGTATCGTCAATATTCTGACGAAACAGCCGCAGGCGGACCGGTACGCTTCCATCGATCAGATCGTCGGAAGCTATAACTATTACCGCACCATGATCGACGTCACGGGGCCGCTCGACGAAGGTAAAAAATTACTGTTCCGGGTCAACGGTGCCTACGAGAACTCGGAGAGTTTCCGGGACTACGTGCACGGCTTTCGTTACTTCGTCGCCCCGGTCTTTACGTGGAAGGCGAGCAATCATACGACGATCAGCGTGGAAGGCGAGTACATCCGGGATCGCCGGACTCCGGATTCCGGACTCCCGGCGATCGGCACCGGCGTCGCGCCGGTGCCGGATACCCGCTTTTATGGCGAACCGTTCGATACCATGGCGTTCGAAGAAGGGCGCGCCGCTCTCTCAGTCCTGCACCAGTTCAACGACGCCTGGCGCATCGAAAGCCGATTCAGGGCCGATATGTCCACCGCCACGGCGGCTCGCACCGTTCCCCTGGCGGTATTGGGGAACCAGTCGCTGGCCCGGTTTTTCTTCAATCAGTTGGCTCCCATCTCCAGCTACTACTGGCGCAACGATGTCATCGGCAAGCTGTCGACCGGTTCGATCAAGCATGAAATCCTGACCGGCGCCGAACTCGGCCGGCAATACGCGTCCTACAATCAAGCCGCCGTGCCGTTCGACACGGTTAGTATCTTCAATCCCGTCTACAATCAAACCCCCGAGCCGAATTTGCAGAGAATCCCGTTCAGCAACAGCTTCGCGAATGCCCTGGGCGGCTACGTCCAGGATCAGATCTCCCTGCCGTACAATTTCCATGTATTGGTGGGTGCGCGCGGCGATTACTTCTACCAACACAGCGGAGTCAACGGCGTGGACACCAAGGCCGAGAACTATGCCTTCAGCCCGCGCGTCGGCATGACCTATCAGCCGTGGGAATCGTTTTCGGTCTATGCGAACTTCACGCGTTCGTTTCAGCCGAACTTCGGCCCGTTCACCGCCGCCAGCAATCAATTCGATCCGACGAGAGGCACGCAGTACGAAGCCGGAGTCAAGAGTGTCATCGTCCCCGGACGTCTGACGTCCACTCTGGCCGTCTATCGAATCGACAAAACCAACGTTCTTGCGCCCGACCCCGTCAACCCGCTCTTTTTCATTCAGACGGGGGCTCAACGGAGCCAGGGTGTCGAGTTCGATCTGACCGCGCAGTTGGCGGAAGGATGGAAGGTCATTGCGACGTACGCTTATACCGACGCGCGGGTTACGGAAGACACCAGGGCGATCGTCGGCAATCGCTTGCCATTGGTGGCGCGGAACACGGGGAGTTTCTGGACCACGTACGACTTCCAGGTCGCTCCGTTGAAAGGTTTCGGCGTCGGCGCTGGCATTTTCGCCGCGGGCGAGCGGGCGGGGGACTTGGCGAATACGTTCGAGCTTCCGGGGTATGTGCGGACCGACGCGGCGCTGTACTATCGCAAGCCGGAGATCTTCCCGCATACCAACCTGATCGCACAGCTGAACGCGCAGAACTTGCTCAATCAGGATTATTTCTACAGCGGCGGCCAGAGCCGCGCGATGGCCGGGTTCCCCGGTGCGCCCCTGACCTTTCTCGGATCGATCAAGTTGGAATTCTATTGA
- a CDS encoding FecR family protein, translated as MDGAVFDMIDPQLPQRHLQDQAVAWLVRLQSEEATDADRAGFAAWLALSDSHRNAYSEAEMFVGKLRRLALEAWDEQLFKTPSRSRVWARWWVPAVAACMALLFLVFFRPASTPLSPDVLKTAKGEHRRFQLEDGSSVLLNSNTTVRVAFTGQHRGMELEAGEAFFVVAKDSKRPFEVHAGLGTTRAVGTEFNVRLRESTATVTVVEGVVRVSPSPRSGGGTVADSSVEVSHNEAVSYSGSDGMGSLRRSDPVTSLAWQRGQMVFNKRPLAEVIDELNQQWDRRVFVAGPRLRQLPVNGVFDIHDPDAVVRAVERTFHVRSLSLPLNILVLY; from the coding sequence ATGGACGGCGCCGTATTTGACATGATCGACCCACAGCTTCCCCAACGCCATCTCCAGGATCAGGCTGTCGCCTGGCTGGTCCGTCTGCAATCCGAGGAAGCCACCGATGCGGACCGTGCCGGGTTCGCCGCGTGGCTTGCCTTGAGCGACTCGCATCGCAACGCCTATTCGGAAGCGGAAATGTTCGTGGGGAAGCTTCGTCGTCTGGCGTTGGAAGCCTGGGATGAGCAGCTCTTCAAAACGCCTTCCCGATCAAGGGTCTGGGCCAGGTGGTGGGTGCCTGCCGTGGCCGCCTGCATGGCGCTCCTGTTCCTGGTCTTTTTCAGGCCCGCGTCAACTCCATTGTCTCCCGATGTCCTCAAGACGGCTAAAGGCGAGCATCGACGATTTCAGCTGGAGGACGGTTCGTCCGTTCTGCTCAATTCCAATACGACCGTACGCGTGGCATTTACCGGACAGCACCGCGGAATGGAATTGGAAGCGGGTGAAGCATTCTTTGTCGTGGCCAAGGATTCGAAGCGGCCGTTCGAGGTACATGCCGGCCTCGGAACGACGAGAGCGGTGGGAACCGAATTCAACGTCAGGCTTCGTGAATCGACGGCCACCGTCACCGTCGTCGAAGGGGTCGTCCGTGTTTCACCGTCTCCTCGCTCCGGCGGGGGAACCGTCGCCGACTCATCGGTCGAGGTTTCGCACAACGAGGCCGTCAGCTATTCCGGGTCGGACGGGATGGGATCGCTGCGGCGGAGCGACCCGGTGACGAGCCTTGCCTGGCAGCGAGGGCAAATGGTCTTCAACAAAAGACCGCTGGCAGAAGTCATCGATGAACTGAACCAGCAGTGGGACAGACGGGTTTTTGTGGCGGGCCCGAGGCTCAGACAACTCCCGGTGAACGGGGTGTTCGATATCCACGATCCAGACGCCGTAGTCCGCGCTGTCGAGCGGACATTCCATGTCCGCTCCCTGTCACTTCCTCTCAACATTCTTGTCCTCTACTAA